The Aspergillus luchuensis IFO 4308 DNA, chromosome 4, nearly complete sequence DNA window CTATCGCAGCTGAATAACCTCTTTAACTTTGAACTCAATATCCACCAAAATGTCAGTTTTTCGAAGTTTCAGTGTTGGTGAACATTGCAGTTTTCGAAACCAAACTGTAACTTTCCGGTGGTCAAAGAAAGTTCCGGCCACTAGAGCAAATTCATGAATCCTATCAGTGCAAGAAAGCTACCAATCAATACCTAAATCAAGTTTAATAGTCATGCTCGATTAAACGACAAAGGCTGATTGAGATACATTATCTTTGTGCTAGATGTGCTTTCTTAATTTCCATGATCTTTTCGATTAGAGGTTCATTTGACAATGCCTGCTCGGCCGCCTCATTTCCTGCAATTGCTTTATTAGAACCCTGACCAGAGCCAAGGTGCTTATGGTTCCAACCCCAACCGGTGAGATATACTCCGATAAAATACGTCTGTAACCCCCTGCCGCGCTGAGCAGGAGGCCGTTCATCGATGTAATTAAGTTTAATCCCCTTGCCCATGATTTTCTTCGCAAGTGCTTCTTTGGCATGCAAGGAGGACTTCGGCTTTCCAAGCTTTTCAAGCTCCGGAGACCACAACTGTCTTAGCCATTGCTCAGCCACACGATAACCATTGCTTGTATCTGACAGGACAACGGCAGCTACATAAGCCTCAAAGATGTCCGCCTTGGTTTTGAGCCATCTTTTGGGTTGCTTTTGGTAGTCCGGGGGTACGGAAACCCTGCTGTCGAGTCCGTACTTAGACGCATAATCAGACAAGGTCTCATTCTTGACAAGTCTCTCTCGGATCTGTGATATTCGACCGGAAGGAATATCCTGGAATGTGTCCCAGATGAGCTTTGTCGAGATAAGTTCTATATATGCATCTCCGAGAACCTCCAGCCGATCATACGTAGCTCCGATGTTGCTGCTCACACCTGGGTGAGTGAAGACTGCCCTCTCAAGCACGTCATCTAATATCGGAGGTAACGAGGGCAAGCAAGACTCCATATTTGCTTCGGATGTCTCTAGCGGCAGTGTCGCATCCTGAGAGCATTTAGTAGTAGACGTAATGGCACCTCCTGCGCGCTGTAATGCAGCGTCGAGCTCAGTAGCTGCAGTCAAGATATCGGCGTCGGTCCGACATCCGCGGCTTTGAGAGATGCCTTGGCTCTGTATAATATCCTGAAGCAATGTTCTCAGAAGCACGACATTATTCTCTTTGCTTTGCGGGCTGTGCGTGGAGGGGATTGATTCTTTCGCAAGCTGCAAGTCATCATCGTACTTCGGTAGTGTTAGTGCAAGCCGGGGCACACGAAAGTATATGTTCacctttgctttctttttttcggTATTGGAAGGTAGTGAAAACACTGATTTTCGTTTCGAACACATGATGGTCATGGCGTGAACGATCATAATTCATACATAGAACTAGACTCAGATGCCAAAGTATGGACAATGGGTTATCACGTGATAAGGTTGGTAGTTGTATCTGAACAGAAACTCCGCCATCGCTACCCTAACAGTATCCACCCGAACACGCCGTGTCGACAATGGCGGCGCCTTACAGCAGACTGCTTGATCTGGTCAAGGTATTTAACAGAGCGCAGCTTAGCTGGGATAATCCTTTGTCTAgcttttttccccttccagGCTAATCCGTATCACCCCGGCTAGGTCCAATGTCGGATCTTCTCGCTAAACTTCAACCCCGAAAGAGCGCGATTGGGAAACAAAATTCTACGACAGCGCCTGCGTGGCCCGGCGCTGGCAGCATGGTACCCGAGAAAGACGGTCTCGTTTCGTGATTTGCAGGACACATACAGCCGCCAAGGTCTAACAATGTTCGATGAGGCTGAGGATGATCGTGAGGAAGCAATTCAAATGTATGTTGCTTAGGAGTCTTTCTTCTAGCATATGCTTATTAACCTGTGACAGTGCGAAGTTACGAGGGAAGGGTCgacccaaaaagaaaagaacggCTGCAGGTAAGGTTCAAAAATCAAGAACAGTTTGCGCGCAATTGTTTAACTTGTGAACATAGAATCGCGATcagcaaaaaagaagaaatagattTTTTGTGACAAATGAGGCTGAACTATCAGTTCAATTGCAAGGGATTGTCCACCATGCTGTGCATTATGGCCTGAAACCAAGCTGTTGGTTTATCGCTCCCTTTAAGCTTATCCTGTTTGATGTATTTTTTATCACTGTTTGTTCTCCCTTGTTTATTCATTACCTTCGGGGTCTGTATAGTATAAGATTTAGAAAATTCGAACATGACAACAATCTGATGTGTTGTATTTTAGCTAAAAGCAGTTGCTGTTAGACCATCAAGTAGATTTTCGAAGGAAGAGCTAGTCATAGGTACAGTTCACAATGTATGTTGCAAAGAAATAGGATTTCCATGACGACCTATTAGCACTTGGTCGATCGGACGGGAGTTGAAGGGACCAATCAATGGAGGGAGCCGGTGGTGACGAGATCACATGACTGGTCCAGAATGCCGCTAAATGGGACTCTTATCATAGTGGCCTAGATAGTGCAGAGATCCCAGGAAGCTAATACTAACATCTACAACGGAACCCACGATCCTGCACGACCCCTCGTTGCTCTGTCTCCTAAGACTACAACTCTTGAGTTGGGCCCAATCTATTCCAGGAAATTGGGGTGCATCTAAGCTGAGCGCATTGCAAGCACAGGGGTTATATAAGGTGAAGCTTTCGCGAGGAAAATGGGCAAGAACCAGTTGAGGCGGGCTAGGAAAAAGGCTCTTAAATCACAGGTATGATCTGTGCAATGCTTTATTGGAGAATTACTCACTTTTTGCATCAGGCGACTGAGACGTCCTCAAACACACCCCAGGCGCAGGCCCAGGTCGATGAAAACATATCGCCAAGTGTCTCCAAGGCTGCTAGTACAGAGCTACAAATCACGGTGTTCCCGGATTCTGCCGATCCACTATGGCAGATGTATAAGGATATCGTTGACAAATTTGAAGAACCCGAAGATGAAAAATCGAGTTTGAAGGAGCCTCCAAAACCAGAAATCTACTTTGACGATGATAATGAAATaccggatgaggaagagaaagaatctTCTATATCGAAACGGAAGCGAAAGGAATTAAACAAGCTTTCTGTCGCCGAACTGAAAGCGATGGTCCGAAGGCCTGAAATAGTCGAATGGACGGATACATCAGCCCCTGATCCTCGGTTGCTTGTCCATTTAAAGGCACAACGCAATGTTGTCCCCGTGCCTTCGCATTGGAATCTGAAACGGGAATACCTGTCTTCCAAGAGAGGTATAGAGAAGCCACCATTTGCTCTTCCCAAGTTCATCCAGGAAACCGGAATCTCGGAGATGCGCGATGCTGCATTGGAGAAACAGGAGCAGGCAACGttgaaacagaaacagaggGAGCGAGTTCAGCCGAAAATGGGAAGATTGGACATTGATTATCAAAAACTATACGAGGCATTTTTCCGGTTCCAGACTAAGCCGGAGCTTACACGGTATGGCGAAGTCTATTACGAGGGCAAAGAATACGAGACCAATCTTAGACACCTCCGGCCGGGTGAGTTGAGTGCTGAGCTGAAAGAGGCGCTTAATATGCCACCTGGcgcccctcctccttggttaatcaatcaacaacGATACGGCCCGCCCCCTTCTTACCCGGCTCTGAAGATTCCAGGTCTCAATGCCCCTCCGCCCCCTGGCGCTATGTGGGGATATCATCCTGGAGGTTATGGAAAGCCTCCAGTCGATGAGCACAACAGACCTTTGTACGGTGGCGACATATTCGGTGTGCTACAACCCCAGCAATCCGTGCAGCAGGGCGAACCCGTCGAAAAAGACCTTTGGGGAGAATTGCAAGAACCAGATATCTCAGAGGATgaaagcgaggaagaggaggaagcagagagtgcggatgatgatgatgtcgatgacGTTGAGGCAGGAGTGCAGACCCCAAGTGGATTAGAAACCCCCAGTGGGTTGGCTTCTGCTGTTCCATCTGAGATGACGGGTCCCAAGAATATTGCTGGTGAGTTCGACGTACGAAAGCACTATCGGGGAACTCAGACCGAAGAGTCGGTGGGCCAGAGGAGCGCTTTCCAGGTCATTCCAGAGAGACAGACGCAAGTACAGGGGTTTTTCGGTGCTGATAGGGCATATGACCTTGGTGCATCCTCGAACACTCTGCCTGTGCTCGGCTCTGATGACAGTGGCAAGAAACGCAAAAGGCCTGGAGACGTTGACGTATCTGTTGATCCCGATGCATTGCACGCGAACGATGGCATTGATCGAGAGGATATAAAAAGGTTATACGATTCCCAGAAAAAACAAAGCAATCCAGGCTGGGATTTTCAGGAAGATCTTAGCGATATGATTGCGCATGAGAGCCGAAAGAGGCTGAAATAGGCAGATGAATAAATAACCATACTTCTTCCTGCTAATACGACTGTTTGGACAGCTACCGGTCCTTTCCCATGGCTACTGCTTCAGATAGATGTGTTGTCACCATGTGTTGAGGGGGCGTTTACCATCATTTTGGTTGATCGGTGGGCTAATTAGTTAATTCATACACACCTATGTTGGCCCTAACGGCAACTTATACAATGACATATGTCAAAATGATTACCTGATGGCCTCTTCCACTCTTCCGTCACTTCTCGATTGATGAAACAGCTGTTAGGTAAACTGTTTGTATCAATACTTTCTCCAGGGATTTCTAGCATAGAAGGACAAGAAATGTGAGTTTTGTTGAGAAGTAGGGCAACCAGTGCCAACGGGTAGATAGGATCTCTACAGGTCAGACATTTGATACATAACAGCAAGTCATATAATccaaataatattatagcatatatatttctattgtATTATATTGACTTCCCGGGCCTACAGAAAAACTAGGAGTGTggttagaataaaataataattaatatatctactGTAGAAAGGGTTAGATGTGCCCCGAGGCAGCTTATCCTAGCTGACTAGCCCTGTTAGAGTAGAGCGGTCGGCTGGCTGTATATACTCTTGGGGAGTGCCCTACAGCAAGCAATGAAAGCAGTAATGAATGGAACAAACACAAAGCAGAAAAGTAAGTTAAATTAAGCTATCTAAAAGAgtaaaataaactaatataaaagatgctTTATATAGGCGTCTAAGCGTAAAATATAATGacttatatagatattttgaTACAGCCTCCTGTTATGGACCCCTGCTAGTTAGCTCACTAGTGAGGCGGACTCACCAGACAGAAGACACTGATAAAACTAGTACTTGAATATTCGGCAACTTTTACTAAATAAAGTCTTATATTAAGCTAGTAATACCTAAAACAGCGATATATCATGtggattaataattaattattcttatcaagatataatatataaataaataaccaCTACTAGGACTACTACGAGGACTATTTATTtgaaaagtatatatataaaaatatataaagaataaaatatatataaatactacttatTCTTATACTTAACCAATTCtgttctttatatttaataatataagttttaagTAGTTATATATCAATTATATTTAgagcttaataataatattatctatatttatttacgaATAACTGTATAAGATTATTCAGTCTTAATTCAATTTTGAATTTAGAACTAATTATTCTTAGATGATTATTAGTTTGAAATCtccttaatataatttaataatgtTTGTATCAATACAGCTAAGCTAACCTGGAcagaaaattaatttttgTGATTTAATATTTCAAATACTAGtcagtataattatttattatatatcttaaagcAGGACTCTAGTATCctgaaaaaaaagatgatCATAAAACCTgagaatataaaaatgaataaatatagttaattaatcataataaaatatcattATCTTAAATAACAGAACTAGTTAGTTgagaattatttaataattaaatttattaatccTAATTACTAGAACtatctaataataactaatGAAAGCTTAAATGTGATAGAATAACCTAGCTATCAGGAGTAAAGtcatcagaataatatattatactttttaaatGATTATGAGATATTAATCTCTCTGTCTGGGCCACTGATTCTTTGAAAATCaattttttatacttattttaatattctaaaatattgTTTTTCTTACTAGATAAAACAGAAGTCagagatatatttttattatattttattaaattattattaagaataaattaacttattcaagaaaatattttgtatttattataaatataaaactaaaataaaataatagctgttattatctattatcaTAAATGATAGAATAACCGCggaaaatataagtaaaattataataatttgataattatatataatttaaataatttaaggCTATACCAGTAGATTTCTtacaaaaaaaataataaaagagcttttattaaaaataacaaagtttaatttattaaaatttattaatccTTGTCAGAGTCAGAGggaaagataaaaaagattgAAATAAACTTTATacttttaatttttaatatataataaccaaagtttattatatttatgtttTCATTTATATCTAAAACAGTATTAGAGTCTCTAtgaatttaaataattatatcaaaataaatattatcagcTATCATTAtcaatttattaaaaattataattttttatatattttaactaCTATATCCAAAAGAGAAATTATCAATTAaattactattcttctttatgACATATAAAAGTTTATTATCAtcactattattattattaatttataagaaagcACCTATAAGGGTGAATATAATGAGATAGTGTGAAGAGCATATCTGGTTCatgaatataaaatatagaatcttttttcttaaaatattattgcTAACTATCCTATTCTCTATCCATGAATAATGAAGTATTTGCGGGTAGCCTGTGGGTCACATTTTAAAGACTAACGAAGCCTTGCGACGGGACTGTTAGTGTTATCAGTATAGAAATTTCTCGTGATCAAGTTATCGCGAGGATTGTAAGGATTTGTATCCTTACAGCACCTGTagctttaaataataatataaaatttataaagattctCAAAAATGAAAagctaatttattttattattaataattatatttcaggatttatatattaatttcataatatcaaattattaataatgatttgatattctatttattaattttcttttgtCTATCTAATTTGCCAAAACAATtcagaatttaataaaaatatttaactattCAAAGAAAGAACCTtataaactattattaaaattaatattaattaaatttaaattatttgaaaatattattatatacattTATCTCGTGGATATAGGCTacctttattattattagataaattaattacGCTTAATGGCCGATTCCTTATCTAGTCgacaggctttctaccctgacaagtagatcctatcagaatataaaaattaaaatagaaagatttatattatttctattagaTAATTcaaaatctaaataatattcatgatatagatactatataataaaaaaccaggaattatataataaaaatatttattaatactagtaaaCAGgatatactaaaattaattaaaatgaCAGATTGTTAcaaataaactaataatattattagaactATAAAAACTCTATTAATTATCTCAATTATTTCATAattgataaaaataaataaggtATATCTGATATAGTGAGacaaagataaagaaattaagaaaataataaaaataatattcttattagttaaactatattataaagaaattctaaaaagtttttatataattttatttagaatttAGAAAGTTATACAGCGTTATCTATACTAgagtttaaaatattaaaaataacaTAATAAAATCtgagaatattatatatagaaatacttttattatctagaattcTATTCCAGTATAAATCACAGGAATAGAtccttaatataatatatatatatatatatattatattttaaaaaggTACTAGAAACATAATAAACTCGCttatatcatatattagttaaatatatattatatatactatgacTAGAAtcattaattaaaaataccagaaataataagaaccagaagaaattattatttatattcaaaccttaattatttatatataggacattattaatacttatattataaccTAATATATTAGCTAGCATGCTtcaaagattaatatattatataataaaataaaaaaaactcaaGATTTCCAAgaaaatatctaaaataatcaaaatttAACTAGCCAGATCAGTAATTAGTAACCTTTCAATTAAAAAATACTCAGAAATTCAGGTAACTATACTAGATTAGATAgttttaattagtattagCTTGGGTCAGGTTTAGATCAAAGTTTTTGACCTATCCTATAGGTCAGATTAATTAGTTAAAAAGTAAAAACCACAGATTAGTTTAGTAGATAAgaatttatcttataaattaaattaatagatttcTAATCTAGCTGAATTTCTTAGCAGGTTAGATTTAGTTGAATTCTAAATattcaaataaaatataaatataaagtacTACAGGCTTcctaaataaatatatattaacttataaattgaatatataataattctaatagaaaattaattatatatatcttttggGAATATATacgtaataaataataaatgataaataatataaagaatatatcttataaatataaaatataagaactAATCTTTtttcaaatattattactatctTTATTGTTTatagatagtataatatttacagGTAGTCTgaactaataaatattaacaAGGCCTTATAACAGAAATATCATCAGTATAGATATTTACTTGCAATACTTCTTATTACAAGAATCATAGGGATTGAAGTCTTTACAAAAAACTATCTACTTTATAATTCAAAATAATTTTGttttgaataaatatatttacttgaGAAACTCTCATagaatctaataataaacttgtttttctttatctgaatatataagtataaataatgttagattatttttaatgaAAACTCTTCATCATTTTCTTagttatagatatttattatttattatacacTATCTAGtcaatataaaataatacaaTAACTATTCTCATAATAATTTTTGAattgaatatttttatttacttaggATGACGCGGGTATTAGTAGactaattaattactttatatatattaatgaatttgattttattaatttatatagttatagctgtttttaatatagaacaaataaaactaaaatgatttttatatagataattaatatattaatcttatgtTATTCAAAAATAAGTAGAAAAGATAGATCAGATCTTGATATCAGTATAATTAATCATTTTTTATAATGAAAACCTtttatgatatattataattttcttggTACAGTGACTGTAATAAGTTAATTtcaaatttaataaaataaaactCATAATTTCTATCCTACTAGTCTTCCTGGTACTGAAAGGAATTACTAATTAGTtcataataaaattaaataaaaagtaaatatataatgaaatctattatatattctccaATATCACCTCTAACAAGTATATCATGttatataagatatctaGCTCTGATAACTTTCTAAAttcaatattataattaatactgtcagattattaatatttaattaattaatttatgtATCAATACATGCTTATATCAGCCCTATGGCTGAgtatcagataatatttatctagcaGCCAGATATTACACTACCAGGGTAGCTGGAAAGGTTATTTATAtgtaaaactatataatatatatatcattagaatactagtaatacTCTAATGTCTTATcatatttattattcattcTATTTGTGGAAGCTTTTCAAATAGTCAAATTCAGTGCTATCtaacaagaatttctagcgtgagaaaagaaagaaagaagcttaaaagagaatatataattatataaagataagtaagctatataaagtaaatacataaaataaaataaaaattatataacctagaaatattacttattattatattatttttttcatttaAGTCTGGCTGTccttaattaataataaattatttttcttatgattaagtataaatttattagcTTTTACAGTTgttaactattataaaaaatatttaaaaaatctagaataagTAGAGTACTTAAcataataattctagaattaaAAGTGATTATTCTTGaagttttttattagatattaaatataatttattatattaaatattagtcatttaattttatactaaAAATAACTGTACTATAGACagtttattaagatatttttaatttttaattttattttattattaattttaatagatataacAGCGTCTtggatttattttaataataaattaaatatattatataaataaaatttctcAGGATAAAagataaagtatatatatatatatatatatctatttaaatgaataaattttatatatactattcattttattaataatagatatagagctatattaattattaaataatttttataaaaattaattatatttctaattataaatattaataaagattttattattaatattaaaattaataggGTAGTAAgattagttaatttatatatttattaattttatattttctagattttatcttatatagaaatctaaatttattttatataataagtaaactCGCGAGctttatcttaaataataatatataataataaattaattaaaagaatttaattgaataatatataaaatttatatttttttttaattataaataaaaataatctgatAGATTCATGGGACagaactataataataaaattaactaataataataaaactaattaattattctggAAGTAattgataaataaaataaattattaaattatatattaattaacaatatttatttatctgttAGTTTatggataatatattataaaaaatttaaatttaactTATaggatttaatatagtttactCTAAAAGTCAGTTATAAGTTAAtctctttaattaaaaataataatatcagaagactctgtttaaatataaatttaattaatgaagaattaaattaataaataaataaattatattttatatagagatcTGCTTTATACaggaaatagatattatatatttatcaaaataatttattattataagaataatattaaatttataatagtcTTTCAGAAAGGAGCAgaagtttataaatatatattcttataactaataagaaattaaaacagattaaaataatttaaataataaattttaaaatatatattttttataaattaaataatcatttatataatatcagatctttatattctaaatattttaaaaatattgatatctaattaatattattatctttatttatccAGGAtaagctaataataattactagtaaattttatttaataactaaatctataaattatttttattagaaattattaatttatttcaataTAAAAGTagcttattttataaaaaataattaattttttattaatacgCTCACTGCTGGAGgttctttaaaaataaaatatataattaatttttaaaatataatttataatataaagattttattttataaacattataaatactagttttaaaattatactaaatTCTAGAAACTCaagctttaataatatttaataataataattattaattatctctGAATTAGTCATTTTCtgtataagataatttattaatatattattttttctagattaatattaaataataaaataattttaaaatagtatttctatttaataaatttattaaatatcaaattttttaataattataaagtattccaagtttttaataatttattaaaattataaatttttcttattattataaatcttctaGCTCTGcgctttattttataaaaatatatataataattaatatttttattataaatattataattatactcaGGTAAAGATATAATCTTtaagtaataaattataaaatattatttatttttaatctgttaataaagaatttttataattaatttattaattataataattttaatatatataaatttaaataatagacTAGTACTGGAGCTATATtaaaacttattttaaaatttaaagaCTTTTTATAGAGCTAGTTccagaagaataaaatatttttctagataagTTAAGTTATAAAATTCATAATCTAGCTAtgatttcttataaaatattaataagaattataagatctaagagataattaaatttttttaataatatataaatattattattctataattataatgatttttataaaattaatctaaatacttgtaataatgataataaattttaaaaatctaatttttttatatagaatttatatttataaattactgCTTAGAGTCTGGCTgcttaagaatatttaaaaatttaataaatgtaaaacttatattttattttatttttattaataattaatatattatttatatatactgtaatAAActaatctagaaaatttataaaaatcttattaataagatgcTGGAAAGCTACtggtttatttataaatttaaataataatattatatttaatatttaaaattcttataacagatttaaaaaataattaaattcttagatttaaaatctatataaatataataaaaatctttaataaatattaaattttataaatatttttatattctggAGGCAGTccattattttattaattaagaaaataaaatagagaTTTTTCTTAAATTGAAATATTAAGTttctgataattaatatatagataaa harbors:
- a CDS encoding U2 snRNP complex subunit CUS1 (BUSCO:EOG09263QUM;~COG:A;~EggNog:ENOG410PGW8;~InterPro:IPR007180,IPR006568;~PFAM:PF04046,PF04037;~go_component: GO:0005634 - nucleus [Evidence IEA]) codes for the protein MGKNQLRRARKKALKSQATETSSNTPQAQAQVDENISPSVSKAASTELQITVFPDSADPLWQMYKDIVDKFEEPEDEKSSLKEPPKPEIYFDDDNEIPDEEEKESSISKRKRKELNKLSVAELKAMVRRPEIVEWTDTSAPDPRLLVHLKAQRNVVPVPSHWNLKREYLSSKRGIEKPPFALPKFIQETGISEMRDAALEKQEQATLKQKQRERVQPKMGRLDIDYQKLYEAFFRFQTKPELTRYGEVYYEGKEYETNLRHLRPGELSAELKEALNMPPGAPPPWLINQQRYGPPPSYPALKIPGLNAPPPPGAMWGYHPGGYGKPPVDEHNRPLYGGDIFGVLQPQQSVQQGEPVEKDLWGELQEPDISEDESEEEEEAESADDDDVDDVEAGVQTPSGLETPSGLASAVPSEMTGPKNIAGEFDVRKHYRGTQTEESVGQRSAFQVIPERQTQVQGFFGADRAYDLGASSNTLPVLGSDDSGKKRKRPGDVDVSVDPDALHANDGIDREDIKRLYDSQKKQSNPGWDFQEDLSDMIAHESRKRLK
- the RSM27 gene encoding mitochondrial 37S ribosomal protein mS33 (COG:J;~EggNog:ENOG410PQRN;~InterPro:IPR013219;~PFAM:PF08293), with translation MAAPYSRLLDLVKVQCRIFSLNFNPERARLGNKILRQRLRGPALAAWYPRKTVSFRDLQDTYSRQGLTMFDEAEDDREEAIQIAKLRGKGRPKKKRTAAESRSAKKKK
- a CDS encoding ribonuclease III (COG:A;~EggNog:ENOG410PN1S;~InterPro:IPR000999,IPR036389;~PFAM:PF00636,PF14622;~go_function: GO:0004525 - ribonuclease III activity [Evidence IEA];~go_process: GO:0006396 - RNA processing [Evidence IEA]) gives rise to the protein MTIMCSKRKSVFSLPSNTEKKKAKVNIYFRVPRLALTLPKYDDDLQLAKESIPSTHSPQSKENNVVLLRTLLQDIIQSQGISQSRGCRTDADILTAATELDAALQRAGGAITSTTKCSQDATLPLETSEANMESCLPSLPPILDDVLERAVFTHPGVSSNIGATYDRLEVLGDAYIELISTKLIWDTFQDIPSGRISQIRERLVKNETLSDYASKYGLDSRVSVPPDYQKQPKRWLKTKADIFEAYVAAVVLSDTSNGYRVAEQWLRQLWSPELEKLGKPKSSLHAKEALAKKIMGKGIKLNYIDERPPAQRGRGLQTYFIGVYLTGWGWNHKHLGSGQGSNKAIAGNEAAEQALSNEPLIEKIMEIKKAHLAQR